Proteins co-encoded in one Paracrocinitomix mangrovi genomic window:
- a CDS encoding EI24 domain-containing protein — MNFFKLYGLGIKNYWLGIKLLIQHRLYWFILFPIALFVLIFLIGNYFEQVEYSISSDVQQNLSTIDSINGLIWKTIRIIFFDQLHYMFTKFTMYLVIMCLAPVLAYVSEKVEEIITGKVYKWNFFQIVKDIKRAVVLNTRLILVEYAIILILLGIGTLIGGQVRFYIAFVIPIIIGFYFYGFGYIDYILERRRLDIRQSIHFVGRHKGLAFALGSIYASCFLSFDYVWRKFPTVSIDNASQIFWGTILVVLFILAVSAPILTIISSTLSMHEIVDLSTNEFSVKKEDKNGVDENADNAN, encoded by the coding sequence ATGAACTTTTTTAAGTTATATGGATTAGGTATTAAAAACTACTGGCTAGGAATCAAACTATTGATTCAGCATAGGCTTTACTGGTTCATACTTTTCCCAATTGCTTTGTTTGTTTTAATTTTTTTAATTGGAAATTACTTTGAACAAGTAGAGTATTCTATCAGCTCAGATGTTCAACAAAACCTCAGTACAATTGACTCCATAAATGGTTTAATCTGGAAAACCATCCGAATTATATTTTTTGACCAATTGCACTACATGTTTACCAAGTTCACAATGTATTTGGTAATTATGTGCCTTGCACCAGTTTTGGCTTATGTATCTGAAAAAGTTGAAGAAATCATTACCGGAAAAGTTTACAAATGGAACTTCTTTCAAATAGTAAAAGATATTAAAAGAGCAGTTGTTTTAAATACCCGATTGATATTGGTGGAATATGCCATTATACTAATTTTACTGGGGATTGGAACTTTAATTGGAGGACAGGTTAGATTCTATATTGCCTTTGTTATTCCTATCATCATTGGTTTTTATTTTTACGGATTTGGATACATTGATTACATCCTTGAAAGGAGAAGATTAGATATAAGACAATCAATTCATTTTGTAGGCCGTCACAAAGGTCTAGCTTTTGCTCTGGGTAGTATTTATGCTAGCTGTTTCTTGAGCTTTGATTATGTGTGGCGAAAATTTCCTACTGTTTCAATTGACAATGCATCTCAAATATTTTGGGGCACAATTTTGGTAGTTCTATTTATACTAGCCGTTTCTGCTCCTATTTTGACCATTATATCTTCAACCTTATCCATGCATGAAATTGTAGATTTATCTACCAATGAATTTTCAGTAAAAAAGGAAGATAAAAATGGTGTTGATGAAAATGCCGATAACGCAAATTAA
- a CDS encoding vWA domain-containing protein has product MKLIFTYHPAWLILATVIAFGYAFFLYRKDELLADVKKNIRLTMAFLRFASVWLICMLLIGIIVENFVDRKEKPLVFIAQDNTESILLNNDSAYYKGEYLDQLKQFSADLGEEFEVVEYNFSDVLNEGLNADYSGKLTDLSLVFNQIFDQYTNRNIGAIVLASDGIYNSGANPIYAIARKSFIPVFTVGLGDTNQVKDLKIESVKHNDIAFLGNQFPVQVNIAHTKCKDETVKVGIYQSDKLISEKTVKLSKDEEQISLDYILSAGKIGYQKYTVKTTVLDREFSELNNISNFYVEVIDGRQQLLVAHNGPHPDISALRYVIENNKNYEVNVLPIDEVKETSKYDLIILHNYQPTNQNINDVINSGSVPCLFIVGNNSNIRALETAKIGFSGNKTDVEEVGFTLNSNFKDILLSPETVRMLNSAPPLQVPFGNFNFSGGSNVLAYQKIGNIILDKPLIYFTQKNNSRIGVIMGEGIWRWRLHDQSRNGSTTNFEDFIGKIITYLAVKENKDPFKVHLKNEYSESENVVVKAELYNKSFDLINEPEVKFEYTNEAGKTFEPYFVRVGKHYQLDLGKLPQGIYEWKASTSFQGANYEKKGTFLVREVKIESLNNQADHRLLMNLAENSGGAFYIPSQLDELSSDIQNRDELVTVVYQERSFDDLIDYKWLLLLIVALLSAEWFLRKYNGAY; this is encoded by the coding sequence TTGAAACTAATTTTTACATATCATCCGGCTTGGTTAATACTGGCAACAGTCATAGCATTTGGTTATGCATTTTTTCTTTATCGTAAAGATGAATTGCTGGCAGATGTGAAAAAAAACATTCGCTTAACAATGGCTTTTCTACGATTCGCTAGTGTTTGGTTGATATGTATGTTATTGATTGGAATAATAGTAGAAAACTTTGTCGACAGAAAAGAAAAACCGCTTGTTTTCATTGCTCAGGACAATACAGAATCCATTTTATTGAACAATGATTCGGCCTATTATAAAGGAGAGTATCTTGACCAATTAAAGCAATTTTCAGCAGATTTAGGTGAAGAATTTGAGGTAGTTGAGTACAACTTTTCTGATGTGCTAAATGAAGGTCTAAATGCCGATTACAGTGGAAAGTTAACCGATTTGTCACTTGTTTTTAATCAGATTTTTGATCAGTACACCAACAGAAACATTGGCGCTATTGTTTTGGCAAGTGATGGTATTTATAATTCAGGAGCTAATCCAATTTATGCAATAGCCCGCAAAAGTTTTATTCCTGTATTTACAGTTGGCTTAGGCGATACAAATCAAGTCAAGGATCTTAAGATTGAATCTGTAAAGCACAATGATATTGCGTTTTTAGGAAATCAATTCCCGGTCCAGGTTAATATCGCTCATACTAAATGTAAAGACGAAACAGTAAAAGTTGGTATTTACCAGTCTGATAAATTAATCAGTGAAAAAACAGTAAAACTTTCTAAAGATGAAGAGCAAATTTCATTGGACTATATCTTAAGTGCTGGTAAAATTGGATACCAGAAATACACTGTTAAAACAACTGTATTGGATCGTGAGTTTTCTGAACTTAATAACATATCTAATTTTTATGTGGAAGTAATTGATGGAAGACAACAATTGTTGGTTGCGCATAACGGCCCTCATCCGGACATTTCTGCATTGAGGTATGTAATAGAGAATAATAAAAATTATGAAGTAAATGTCTTGCCGATTGATGAAGTTAAAGAGACAAGCAAATATGATTTAATCATCTTACATAATTATCAACCTACCAACCAAAATATTAATGATGTTATCAACTCAGGAAGTGTTCCATGTTTGTTTATTGTAGGTAACAACTCAAATATTAGGGCACTTGAAACAGCTAAGATTGGATTTTCTGGTAATAAAACAGACGTAGAAGAAGTTGGATTTACACTTAATTCCAATTTCAAAGACATATTACTAAGTCCTGAAACAGTTAGGATGTTAAACAGTGCACCGCCATTGCAAGTGCCATTTGGTAATTTCAATTTTTCTGGAGGAAGCAACGTTTTGGCTTATCAAAAAATTGGAAACATTATTCTGGATAAGCCCTTGATTTATTTTACTCAAAAAAACAATAGTAGAATAGGAGTTATAATGGGTGAAGGAATTTGGCGTTGGAGATTACACGATCAAAGTAGAAATGGTAGTACAACAAATTTCGAAGATTTCATAGGCAAGATTATAACATACCTGGCAGTAAAAGAGAACAAGGATCCTTTCAAGGTTCATCTTAAAAATGAATACTCAGAAAGTGAAAATGTAGTTGTAAAAGCTGAATTATATAACAAGTCATTTGATCTGATAAATGAACCTGAAGTAAAATTTGAATACACTAATGAAGCAGGAAAGACTTTTGAGCCCTATTTTGTTAGAGTTGGGAAACATTACCAATTGGATTTAGGAAAACTTCCTCAAGGAATTTATGAGTGGAAGGCATCCACATCATTTCAAGGAGCTAATTACGAGAAAAAAGGAACTTTCCTAGTGCGTGAAGTTAAAATTGAATCTTTAAACAATCAGGCTGATCATAGGCTATTAATGAATCTTGCTGAAAATTCAGGTGGCGCTTTTTATATTCCTTCTCAATTGGATGAATTATCATCAGATATTCAAAATAGAGATGAATTAGTTACGGTTGTTTATCAAGAAAGATCATTTGATGACCTGATTGACTATAAATGGCTGTTGTTATTAATAGTTGCTTTGCTTTCTGCAGAATGGTTCTTGCGTAAATATAACGGGGCTTATTAA
- a CDS encoding FAD-binding oxidoreductase, translating to MTATPKKKRGLTEIILTKYRGTFATLVLLPMSFWYNLYLKSKSKITLMLSSAPKLHDKRVKNVQDQLKAWRESGSKEQLTTGRSGWFTMSELVPGYKKTNRKIYLNMRDILEINEEKQTVRVEPQVDMGQISKYLNKRGWTLAVLPELDVLTVGGLVSGFGIESSSHKYGLFQYICESFELITPDGELIKCSKTERADIYATIPWSYGTLGFLVAVELKIIPSKKYVRLEYYPQNSQDQIIDEFEASTRKPDEIQFIETLVYAKDKGVMMLGNLADKVGNDGKKNAIGRWYKPWFFTHVQKIHSDNKKVVEYIPLRQYYHRHTRALFWMMDQVIPFGNKAWHRFLFGWAMPPQMSLMKYFETETTRDLREKHSVTQDMLVPISKLKASLNHFHDNFNLYPLWICPMAVYDHDNKIGFIHPYKKEDGTLDEMFVDIGTYGTGTVENFDGNEALKNCEKFVIENGGYQAMYAKSFMDREQYRTMFDHSYYDKLREEIPFVKEAFPEVHAKLAKRIAPLEYKRLKKK from the coding sequence ATGACTGCTACACCTAAGAAAAAAAGAGGACTAACTGAGATAATTCTTACCAAATACAGAGGAACCTTTGCAACGCTTGTGTTACTACCTATGTCATTTTGGTATAACCTCTATTTGAAAAGCAAGAGCAAGATTACATTAATGCTCAGCAGTGCTCCAAAATTGCATGATAAAAGAGTGAAAAATGTTCAGGATCAGTTAAAAGCCTGGAGAGAAAGCGGTAGTAAAGAGCAATTAACAACAGGAAGATCTGGTTGGTTCACCATGAGCGAGTTGGTTCCGGGGTATAAAAAAACGAACAGAAAGATTTATCTCAACATGAGAGATATACTTGAAATCAATGAAGAAAAACAAACTGTTAGAGTGGAACCTCAGGTGGATATGGGCCAAATTTCAAAATACTTGAATAAAAGAGGCTGGACTTTAGCTGTACTACCTGAATTGGATGTACTTACAGTTGGTGGTTTGGTGAGTGGTTTTGGGATTGAATCATCAAGTCATAAATACGGATTGTTTCAGTATATCTGTGAATCATTTGAACTAATAACTCCAGATGGAGAATTGATAAAATGCAGCAAAACGGAGAGAGCAGATATTTACGCAACTATTCCCTGGTCATATGGTACCCTCGGATTTTTAGTAGCCGTAGAATTAAAGATTATCCCTTCTAAGAAATATGTGAGATTAGAATATTATCCTCAAAATTCACAAGACCAAATAATTGATGAATTTGAAGCCTCCACAAGAAAACCGGATGAGATTCAGTTTATAGAAACGCTTGTGTATGCTAAGGACAAGGGAGTGATGATGTTGGGTAATTTAGCCGATAAAGTTGGTAATGACGGAAAGAAAAATGCCATTGGCAGATGGTACAAACCGTGGTTTTTCACGCATGTACAAAAAATACATTCAGACAATAAAAAGGTTGTTGAGTATATTCCTTTAAGGCAATACTATCACAGGCATACACGTGCCTTATTTTGGATGATGGATCAGGTTATTCCTTTTGGCAACAAGGCCTGGCACAGATTTTTATTTGGATGGGCCATGCCTCCTCAAATGTCTTTGATGAAGTACTTTGAAACGGAAACCACCAGAGATTTAAGAGAAAAACATTCAGTAACTCAGGACATGCTGGTTCCGATTAGCAAACTTAAAGCATCATTGAATCATTTTCATGACAATTTCAATTTATATCCTTTATGGATTTGTCCCATGGCCGTATATGATCATGATAACAAAATTGGATTCATTCACCCTTATAAAAAAGAAGATGGCACTTTAGATGAAATGTTTGTAGATATTGGTACTTATGGGACAGGTACAGTAGAAAATTTTGATGGAAATGAAGCCCTTAAAAACTGTGAAAAATTTGTGATTGAAAACGGTGGTTATCAAGCAATGTATGCCAAATCTTTTATGGATCGGGAACAATATCGTACCATGTTTGACCATAGTTATTACGATAAATTGAGGGAAGAAATACCTTTTGTAAAAGAAGCTTTTCCTGAAGTGCACGCTAAACTTGCCAAGAGAATTGCTCCTTTAGAGTATAAACGTTTAAAGAAAAAGTGA
- a CDS encoding N-acetylmuramoyl-L-alanine amidase, translating into MTLKKSISVILILLGGLNYLKAQSTYPYQQDFQSAYNNNQLLPQGILEAVAFVQTRIVHLDGHEEPSCTGIPKTYGVMGLVADGQGYFNNTLTEVSSLSGYSSQQIINNPADNIGAYAKALNQTLLNNGAVVNDYSAIAIALGQLSEIPFDSNAVNDYARSAFVYQVLDFMRDEENQAKFGFTAPVIDLEAIFGKENLKILSSKKVLISSTEVKDAKGNHYQSSGQTKSQDYAPALWVATPTCNYSSRNGTAISAVTIHTIQGTYAGAISWAQNCNANVSYHYVVRSSDGQITQMVYETDKGWHVGSENPYTIGIEHEGYVDNPAWYTPSLYNASANLVKDITQSGYGINPLRTFQGPATVGLNTLGGCTKIKGHQHYPNQSHTDPGINWDWEHFYQLINDNPPVTTLNTTSGVFYDSGGSTGNYSDDERELYLIQPGNVLSVTINFVQFSLENNWDYMYVYDGTSLSDPLLGVYTGTAVPSSLTSSGDAILIEFRSDCATQDAGWEISWTSVPGPTPGDVVAPTTSISTVGNWKTTDFTATFSDADNVGGSGVHQRFYQVIDFDGTEWRANANNGFFSDNFDATIHADWTQQVGTWGINSMKLRQSDEANTNTNIWAGCNQDNDDQWLYHFGLNISGAGGNRRGGFHFMCDDATLTNRGNSYFIWLRVDDDKIQIYKTINDTFYLQEDITYTVNENQWYDIKTVFDKATGLISLYIDDALEASWVDVAPYTTGNSVSFRSGDAIMDIENFKVYHNRGVSEMVTINTGNDIQYENLDPLTHAAKVKSIVIDSAANISGIAQTLVNVDWTPPTTIATINDGTAADINTFTDNSQISANWTPSVDPNSDLAEYFYSIGTSPLAADIVPWTGNWFADTLTKTGLSLVEGDTYYVCVYAKNGADLFSDTTCSDGQTLQAPTSGPTAGFVVPNAYICSYEAVQVFNSSTNAQTYSWSAPGATPSTSTDANPVFTYSATGYYDITLTATSTGGTDTDIQTIFVNIDTVPEAAYAASEYIVDISNPFVSFTNQSLHANGYTWNFGDGNFSNDVNPWHEYAAIGDYYVELIAVNGLCPNDTTVALVQVVDNLSVGEDMIGGFAIYPNPVAEELNIQLNNSWEDVVKVELIDPNGKIVLIQTYKKGSNEPILIDQKRVSSGAYFIRISDSEKVVSQKILVKTH; encoded by the coding sequence ATGACTCTGAAAAAATCTATTTCGGTAATCTTAATCCTTTTAGGTGGATTAAATTATTTGAAAGCTCAAAGTACATATCCGTACCAACAAGACTTTCAATCTGCATATAACAATAATCAATTACTACCTCAAGGTATTTTAGAGGCAGTTGCTTTTGTGCAAACAAGAATAGTTCATCTTGATGGACATGAAGAACCTAGTTGTACAGGAATTCCTAAGACTTATGGAGTAATGGGATTAGTAGCTGACGGACAAGGTTATTTTAATAATACACTAACTGAGGTATCTTCTTTGTCCGGTTATAGTAGTCAGCAAATCATCAATAACCCTGCTGATAATATTGGAGCTTATGCAAAAGCTTTAAACCAAACTTTATTAAATAATGGAGCAGTTGTAAATGATTATAGTGCAATTGCAATTGCTTTAGGTCAATTGTCAGAAATTCCATTTGACTCAAATGCGGTTAACGATTATGCAAGAAGTGCTTTTGTGTATCAAGTATTGGATTTTATGAGAGATGAGGAGAATCAAGCAAAGTTTGGATTTACAGCTCCGGTAATAGATTTGGAAGCAATTTTTGGTAAAGAGAACCTAAAAATCTTATCGAGTAAAAAAGTACTTATTTCATCAACAGAAGTAAAAGACGCTAAAGGAAATCATTATCAATCATCAGGTCAAACCAAATCACAAGATTATGCACCTGCACTTTGGGTAGCAACACCTACTTGTAATTATTCTTCAAGAAATGGTACCGCTATTTCAGCTGTAACAATTCATACAATTCAAGGAACTTATGCCGGAGCAATTAGTTGGGCTCAAAACTGTAATGCCAATGTATCATATCACTATGTGGTGAGATCATCTGATGGGCAAATTACTCAGATGGTTTACGAAACAGATAAAGGATGGCATGTTGGATCAGAAAATCCATACACAATTGGTATTGAGCATGAAGGTTATGTAGATAATCCAGCCTGGTATACACCTTCATTGTATAACGCTTCAGCAAATTTGGTAAAAGACATTACACAATCAGGATACGGAATTAACCCTTTGCGCACTTTTCAAGGTCCTGCAACTGTTGGGTTAAACACTTTAGGAGGATGTACAAAGATTAAAGGGCACCAGCATTATCCAAATCAATCACACACTGATCCGGGAATCAATTGGGATTGGGAGCACTTCTATCAATTAATTAATGATAATCCACCTGTTACTACTTTGAATACTACTTCAGGAGTTTTTTATGATTCAGGAGGATCAACAGGGAATTATTCTGATGATGAAAGAGAGTTGTATTTGATACAACCCGGAAATGTATTGAGTGTTACCATCAATTTTGTTCAATTCAGTTTAGAAAATAACTGGGACTATATGTATGTATATGATGGAACTTCTTTATCAGATCCGCTTTTGGGAGTATATACCGGGACGGCCGTTCCTTCTTCACTAACATCTTCAGGTGATGCTATATTAATTGAATTTAGGTCAGATTGTGCAACACAAGATGCAGGATGGGAAATTTCATGGACATCAGTTCCAGGACCAACTCCGGGAGATGTTGTCGCGCCAACTACTTCTATTAGCACGGTAGGAAACTGGAAAACTACTGATTTTACTGCAACTTTTAGTGATGCTGATAATGTTGGTGGAAGTGGTGTTCATCAAAGATTTTATCAGGTAATTGATTTTGATGGTACTGAATGGAGAGCTAACGCTAATAATGGTTTCTTCTCAGATAATTTTGATGCAACTATTCATGCTGATTGGACTCAACAAGTTGGTACTTGGGGTATCAATTCAATGAAATTACGTCAGTCTGACGAAGCCAATACAAACACAAATATTTGGGCAGGATGTAATCAGGATAATGATGACCAATGGCTTTATCACTTTGGATTAAATATTTCAGGTGCTGGAGGTAATAGAAGGGGAGGATTTCACTTTATGTGTGATGATGCTACTTTAACCAATAGGGGGAATTCTTATTTTATTTGGTTAAGAGTAGATGACGATAAAATTCAGATTTATAAAACAATAAATGATACTTTTTATCTACAAGAAGATATCACTTATACCGTGAATGAAAATCAATGGTATGATATAAAAACGGTATTTGATAAAGCAACAGGTTTGATTAGTCTTTACATAGATGATGCGTTAGAAGCTTCTTGGGTGGATGTAGCGCCTTATACAACTGGTAATAGTGTTTCTTTTAGATCAGGTGATGCAATTATGGATATAGAAAACTTCAAGGTGTATCATAATAGAGGTGTATCTGAAATGGTGACCATTAATACCGGAAATGATATTCAGTACGAAAATCTTGATCCTTTAACCCATGCGGCTAAAGTAAAATCAATCGTGATTGACAGTGCTGCTAACATTTCCGGAATTGCCCAAACATTAGTTAATGTTGATTGGACACCTCCAACTACAATTGCAACAATTAATGATGGTACAGCTGCTGATATCAATACTTTTACTGATAATTCTCAAATATCTGCCAATTGGACTCCTTCAGTGGATCCTAACTCGGATTTAGCAGAGTATTTCTACAGTATTGGAACAAGCCCTTTAGCAGCAGATATTGTCCCATGGACAGGAAACTGGTTTGCAGATACCCTTACCAAAACGGGATTAAGTTTAGTGGAAGGAGATACTTACTATGTATGTGTGTATGCTAAAAATGGGGCTGATTTGTTTTCAGATACTACTTGTTCAGATGGACAAACACTGCAAGCACCTACAAGTGGTCCAACGGCAGGTTTTGTTGTGCCTAACGCATATATATGCTCGTATGAAGCAGTTCAAGTATTTAATTCAAGTACAAATGCACAAACTTACAGCTGGAGTGCTCCTGGTGCAACACCATCTACTTCAACTGATGCTAATCCGGTATTTACATATTCAGCAACCGGTTATTATGACATTACGCTTACTGCAACTAGTACAGGAGGGACAGATACTGATATTCAAACAATCTTTGTAAATATTGATACCGTTCCAGAAGCGGCTTATGCAGCATCAGAGTATATTGTTGATATCAGTAATCCTTTTGTTTCATTTACTAATCAGTCGCTTCATGCAAATGGATATACTTGGAATTTTGGTGATGGTAATTTCTCAAATGATGTTAATCCTTGGCATGAATATGCAGCCATAGGTGATTACTATGTTGAGTTAATTGCAGTAAACGGACTTTGTCCAAACGATACAACTGTGGCACTTGTTCAGGTAGTGGATAATCTATCAGTAGGGGAAGATATGATAGGTGGATTTGCAATTTATCCTAACCCTGTTGCAGAAGAACTGAATATTCAATTAAACAATAGTTGGGAAGATGTAGTAAAAGTTGAATTGATTGATCCTAATGGTAAAATAGTGTTGATACAGACCTATAAAAAGGGAAGTAATGAACCCATTTTGATTGATCAAAAACGAGTTTCGAGCGGAGCTTATTTTATTCGAATTTCAGATAGTGAAAAAGTTGTTTCGCAGAAAATACTCGTCAAAACACACTAG
- a CDS encoding GNAT family N-acetyltransferase, translating to MEIVIRLIEPADNPIMARIIKSTLEELDCAMEGTVYTDDATNHLYDQYLDKRTVYYVAELNGQIVGGSGIGPIANLDKNYCELQKMYLLPSARGRGIGKMLMDKCLEFAKKAGYELVYLETFDSMIDAQKLYKASGFNYLDHALGDTGHFSCNVKMAKELL from the coding sequence ATGGAAATAGTTATCAGACTAATAGAGCCCGCCGACAATCCTATAATGGCTAGGATAATAAAATCAACTTTAGAAGAGTTAGATTGTGCCATGGAGGGCACTGTGTATACAGATGATGCTACAAATCATTTATATGATCAGTATTTGGATAAGAGAACTGTTTATTATGTCGCCGAACTCAATGGCCAAATTGTTGGAGGTTCTGGTATAGGACCAATTGCCAATCTGGACAAAAATTATTGTGAATTACAAAAAATGTATCTATTGCCTTCTGCAAGAGGAAGAGGAATAGGTAAAATGTTAATGGATAAGTGTCTTGAATTTGCTAAAAAAGCCGGGTACGAATTGGTTTACCTGGAGACTTTTGATAGCATGATTGACGCTCAAAAATTATACAAAGCCTCTGGATTTAACTATTTAGATCATGCTTTGGGAGATACAGGACACTTTTCATGCAATGTAAAAATGGCCAAGGAACTGCTTTAA